The sequence GGTTATacaatttcaatatattacaaaatagaaaattgcATTTCTAAACATTAATCTTGTAAGTCTTTTCCACGGTCATATAAACAGACCTGGACACTCGCTAGAGGAAATTGCCCATTGAGTGAAGCCTAAAAAATCCACATAGCTGATAGAAGTAAGGGTCATTTTGCGCCCGATCATATAAACAAATCTAGTATAagtataattgtaaaatttcacttttgcgtataaaagttatatactcttctcaataaatatttcatttataatagcatttattatttaagagaatatttttaatatttttttaataataatctcTTTCAACATAAAATTTCTTGCTTATACGTATTTTCTTACTACTATTGTATTAGAGGTTATTACTAaacttataattttttatctttcttaatttaagaaatatataacatttcaTTTTACTGCTTTTATTGTCTGGGTTTATTATGATTGTttcaataataaaagaaatgtgaATAAAAGAATACCTACCTAGTCAATTTTgattattcaaaataaatcGTAATTCCTCGCGCATACACGGAACGCGCCTAGCTAGCTCTGTCGACCATGTTGATTTTTTAGCGGATAGATGCTTTTGTCTATGCTTTCGATATAGTATAAGATATAGTAGAAAAAAAACTGTCACATCCTCTCcgcatatttaaatttcatatcttTCCTTTAGTTTCTGGAATATTTTTTAGcgaaactttattttcttttagaaaaattcagatctctataatttttatattgagATATATTGGATACATCAATCTATATAAAACacaatacaaaataaacaGTGCTTTGATTGTGTATTCTGCAAGATATACAATCCTTTTTGCTACTTTCTAATTCTTTCAGATATCGCTAATTGGAAAAAGCAAGTGAAATTATGAGTTCAAATAGAAAGAacgttatatgaaatatctaTAAGAAAGAACTAAAGAGTAACAGTGTCGAAAGAGTTCTTACAGAGATAGTAAAAATAACTGCCTCTACCAGGAGTTACCTACCACAGAAGTTTCTGAAATAAGAATTGAATGATTATATTACCCAATTTTAAGAAGACTACATTTTATAATGTACTAAAagatgaaatttaaatgtataCAAATTGACCACGATAGTTTTCTACATGATACAGAAGACTTAAGAGTAGTAGCTATATAAATGTACAAGAAagtgatttttcattttataatatatcgaGATTATAAATGCGACGAGACTGTTTTCACTAGAATGTGTTTATGTAGTTATATTTACCTTGATTGACTCGATTCGTTGAGTGAAGCATAGCGTTAATAAGTTACCAGTAAAAGTATTACCAAGTCAACCTTCGATTCGATGTTACCATACAGTTAAAATGTGTTTAGTAACACGGTATATTCGGCAGAATGTTTCGTAGCCTTTCGAAAAAGAGAACAGTGCGcttaaaataacaaacaaagaaatatttaacatgATATTTTACTATAGGATGGTTGACGTCCGTGCCATTCCAATCAACACGAGCTTATTGTCTGTATTGCAAGAAAAATCTCCATGCGCACCGACTTTCTTTGTTAAAACATACATGTACGATGAAGCATCAACGATCAGCTTTGTCACACGAAgcggaagaaaaaaagaaggctGCAGCTCGAAAGGCGAACGCGGTAGAAGAGGTTGAAATAGAAGAAGTCGAGGAAATTGAGGTTTATATTCGTCCCATTTGTAATTAGCTTTATACTGCTTGAATAAattagataaaattaaattatgttCATGTTATAAAGGGATACATTACGGTAAGcaatattaaacaaattgaTTGaagcatttttttattaggCTATTGAACACACTCAAActgaaatagaagaaaatgaagatgAGGTGGAATATGTTGTTGAGAGATTAGAAACGGATGATGAGCTGGATGAAGCTCAGATTAAAGATCCAATCGAAGATGTTGGTGCTGAAGCTGAGGATGAAGAAGATGAGGAAGATGATGATGTAGAAGATATGCATATGCCTTCTGATGAAGAAGATGTTAAGCATTcgataaaaaagattaaaatagGGAGGGTGGTGAGTGATTCCTTTATTTGTATGGaataaatgttttataaattaaattcatgAATATTTCACATTATTGTAAACTAATTACATTAATTTAGGAGAACTGCGAGGATTCCTTGACAGAAGCTATGGATCATATGCAGAGTGAATATTTGGAAGAAAGTGATAATCAAGAAACTGTACAAATGGAAATAGTTGTAGAATCAGAAGATCAAAGTAATTCAGATATGCAAGTTGTATCGATTCTTCCTGATACTGAAGATTCTAGTAAAGAATCGTCAAAGGAATCACGCGAAAATGGAAGAGCGATTCGACGAGGCGATAGTAAATTAGATAGAAAATCTGCAAAATTATTGGTGAAtgtatataacaatataaaaaatatactataaatgatattttaacaaaaggtccaaataaaatataaatgatgTTTTAGCAAGATGAATGCAAACAGCAAGGAGATTCGGGAATAATGGTGGCATGTCCGTTACCTATTTTAGGTACAGCTTATCAAATTAGTTCCTCGGTCGCACCTAGTACTAACACCATCGGTGTGCTTCAGCCAGTGAATACAATCCCCATTGCACCTGCGCAAAGTAAAACGATTACTTTGGCGACGGGTGGAAAAACTCTGACTTTGACAGGTGGTACATTCCAACCTGGTGCTCAGTATGTGCTGAGTAAATTAAAGGGTAAATTTCCTACGTTGGTAATGGCTGATAAAAAAACTACAATTGTAGCTAATCAAGCAGAGGATGCCGCGAAAGGTGCTCAGATAAACAAGGATCAGTTAGATGTAGCAAGTACTAGTTATCAAAGTCCGAAAAGAGTACGTCGATTTTTGGTATTTGCAAATTAATGGCATTTCTTGCCTTATCAATATTTAAACATTATGGTTCTTCTAGCATGTACTTTTAAAAACCGTTAATAATCCAACAATTAAAAAGCCTCGCATTTCAACTCACGTTATGGACACTAGTAAAGGTTTACCAATTGGAGGTTTGCAAGTTAGCCTTTATAAGTTAATGGATGGGAGGTGGACTTTTTTAAATGAAAGGTATAATActgaaatcaaatattttctgcATTTATCACACCAGAATCTATTAATTCTACAATAAAGTACGCAAGATCTATTTTCCTTTGTTCCAGTAATACGAGCCCGAATGGTCGATGCGTAGATTTGGTGGATAACATGAAAGTTAATTTCACAGCTGGACGTTACAAGATTCACTTCGAtgttgataaatattttacgctAAGAAGGATAGAAACAATGTATCCGTTTATCGAGATTGTTTTTGATGTAAAAAACCCTGCTGGTCACTATCACATACCAGTGCTTCTGAGTCCATTTGGTTACACCACCTACCGTGGTTCCGAAAGATAAACTTTAATCAAGTCAGTACGTGTTTAtcaagtattttatttctttgtaaagaaattaaatttcgtaaaaataaatacgttTTACGATTTAACGTGCAGATTAGGATTAATACGCAACAaacgtatttttattatgGCTTATATGGTTGGTCATGTGGCGGTCTCAACAGCAAATAccaccactcgacactaactagtgtcggacgacggcagcgcagtggttagcgccttaggttacgaacgttcgggacccGGGTTCGAATTCCGGCAACCGGAgttccgatttttcttccacgcttCTAAAGTAGAAGAAAAACCGAGTAGTACcccagcagcgacatctacaaCCAGCAGCTGCAATCATCACGGACAACACGCAATTGGTGGTGACCCCGACGTGATCCGACAGCGAAAAGAGGTGTGCGATCGTGATATCGCTATCCGAGACTTCGATCATCGCGAATCTAAGACCGTGGCAATCTGGATCTACCGCTACGACGCACACGGAACGGCCTTTCCTTCGGCAAAACTTCGACGCCTCACCGCCGGCCCACGCAAGCTGGTGACTGGTGGATAACACGAGACGATGACCAAGCCAGGAGTAATGTAGCCATTGCAAAGTTCATGGACATCACCACCAGCACGTCataaaaagaggaagaggGGCTCTACGACTGTACGCGGAAACGCTCCGCGCCGTACCGGCAGGTATCCATCGCCACATCGAAGACAACGTACAACATCTGCACGGGCTTGACAACAATCGGCTGACGCTTTACCACACTAAGAAGAAACGTTATCACTGGTAAAGGGGtactgtggcggcactcgacaacaAATACCGCCACTCGACATTAACTTCTACCCGACGATGGTAGCGCAgtggttacgaacgttcggaacCCGAGTTCGAATCTCGGCGCCCGATAGtccaatttttcttccatGGCACATAAATGAGAAGAAAGCAGCAATATCTTATAGCGATGTCTACATCAGCAGGAGCAGCAGCAAGCACTATCGTGATAACTACTTATTACACCTCAATCATGCAGAGGAAGTTAATAGGTGTAtacgatgataataataatgcCTCGTTAGTTTTACATTCATAGTGTACATGCGTTGTTAATTTACAGCTATTATTTCCGCATACACCTAACATTTGTAATCTTGCATTCAACGGCGTAATGCGAATTAGAAGGGACAAAAttcatattcttttatttatatttctgttaGTTGCATTTtatgaaagaaattattagTTGTATGTGTGTGTACCCGCATTTGCTATACGTGGAGAGAATGTTATGAAAAAGTGGGAGGTGTATAATCATTGGTAGAATTGTTAAATTGTAATATCAACAtttgtgaaaaaatatattttatttcttagtTTATAAAAGTTTGATATGTTCGAAAACGAATCAACTAGTTTGTCAACTATTTTGCGATTACTTGAATGGTAAATCGAGACCGAGACTACTAAACTGCCTTAATAAGGATACATTCATCGACAAGTTAGACAAATAAAGTTGGAGGAAGCATGCAATTACGATAACTGGATAAAACTTTTATACAAGAGATCACGATGTTGaagaaattgtacaaaatatatcttttatattaattatgatattaatgtaatatatataattataatgtatataattatatatataattataatataatgtatataattataatataatgtatataattatatatatataattataatattaatattaatatatagtataatattaataacataaatttccataaattatattacaggATAATGAGACAATTTTTTACTGAGATAATATTGGAGCATCGAA is a genomic window of Bombus huntii isolate Logan2020A chromosome 1, iyBomHunt1.1, whole genome shotgun sequence containing:
- the LOC126870264 gene encoding uncharacterized protein LOC126870264 isoform X4; translated protein: MEKRQPTMITTSEASLHANLLTTTGQRLTPTGKISHAKTRVYTQRYRKEWEQMPDFKGWLTSVPFQSTRAYCLYCKKNLHAHRLSLLKHTCTMKHQRSALSHEAEEKKKAAARKANAVEEVEIEEVEEIEAIEHTQTEIEENEDEVEYVVERLETDDELDEAQIKDPIEDVGAEAEDEEDEEDDDVEDMHMPSDEEDVKHSIKKIKIGRVENCEDSLTEAMDHMQSEYLEESDNQETVQMEIVVESEDQSNSDMQVVSILPDTEDSSKESSKESRENGRAIRRGDSKLDRKSAKLLQDECKQQGDSGIMVACPLPILGTAYQISSSVAPSTNTIGVLQPVNTIPIAPAQSKTITLATGGKTLTLTGGTFQPGAQYVLSKLKGKFPTLVMADKKTTIVANQAEDAAKGAQINKDQLDVASTSYQSPKRHVLLKTVNNPTIKKPRISTHVMDTSKGLPIGGLQVSLYKLMDGRWTFLNESNTSPNGRCVDLVDNMKVNFTAGRYKIHFDVDKYFTLRRIETMYPFIEIVFDVKNPAGHYHIPVLLSPFGYTTYRGSER
- the LOC126870264 gene encoding uncharacterized protein LOC126870264 isoform X1 produces the protein MEKRQPTMITTSEASLHANLLTTTGQRLTPTGKISHAKTRVYTQRYRKEWEQMPDFKGWLTSVPFQSTRAYCLYCKKNLHAHRLSLLKHTCTMKHQRSALSHEAEEKKKAAARKANAVEEVEIEEVEEIEAIEHTQTEIEENEDEVEYVVERLETDDELDEAQIKDPIEDVGAEAEDEEDEEDDDVEDMHMPSDEEDVKHSIKKIKIGRVENCEDSLTEAMDHMQSEYLEESDNQETVQMEIVVESEDQSNSDMQVVSILPDTEDSSKESSKESRENGRAIRRGDSKLDRKSAKLLVNQDECKQQGDSGIMVACPLPILGTAYQISSSVAPSTNTIGVLQPVNTIPIAPAQSKTITLATGGKTLTLTGGTFQPGAQYVLSKLKGKFPTLVMADKKTTIVANQAEDAAKGAQINKDQLDVASTSYQSPKRHVLLKTVNNPTIKKPRISTHVMDTSKGLPIGGLQVSLYKLMDGRWTFLNERSIFLCSSNTSPNGRCVDLVDNMKVNFTAGRYKIHFDVDKYFTLRRIETMYPFIEIVFDVKNPAGHYHIPVLLSPFGYTTYRGSER
- the LOC126870264 gene encoding uncharacterized protein LOC126870264 isoform X2, whose translation is MEKRQPTMITTSEASLHANLLTTTGQRLTPTGKISHAKTRVYTQRYRKEWEQMPDFKGWLTSVPFQSTRAYCLYCKKNLHAHRLSLLKHTCTMKHQRSALSHEAEEKKKAAARKANAVEEVEIEEVEEIEAIEHTQTEIEENEDEVEYVVERLETDDELDEAQIKDPIEDVGAEAEDEEDEEDDDVEDMHMPSDEEDVKHSIKKIKIGRVENCEDSLTEAMDHMQSEYLEESDNQETVQMEIVVESEDQSNSDMQVVSILPDTEDSSKESSKESRENGRAIRRGDSKLDRKSAKLLQDECKQQGDSGIMVACPLPILGTAYQISSSVAPSTNTIGVLQPVNTIPIAPAQSKTITLATGGKTLTLTGGTFQPGAQYVLSKLKGKFPTLVMADKKTTIVANQAEDAAKGAQINKDQLDVASTSYQSPKRHVLLKTVNNPTIKKPRISTHVMDTSKGLPIGGLQVSLYKLMDGRWTFLNERSIFLCSSNTSPNGRCVDLVDNMKVNFTAGRYKIHFDVDKYFTLRRIETMYPFIEIVFDVKNPAGHYHIPVLLSPFGYTTYRGSER
- the LOC126870264 gene encoding uncharacterized protein LOC126870264 isoform X3 codes for the protein MEKRQPTMITTSEASLHANLLTTTGQRLTPTGKISHAKTRVYTQRYRKEWEQMPDFKGWLTSVPFQSTRAYCLYCKKNLHAHRLSLLKHTCTMKHQRSALSHEAEEKKKAAARKANAVEEVEIEEVEEIEAIEHTQTEIEENEDEVEYVVERLETDDELDEAQIKDPIEDVGAEAEDEEDEEDDDVEDMHMPSDEEDVKHSIKKIKIGRVENCEDSLTEAMDHMQSEYLEESDNQETVQMEIVVESEDQSNSDMQVVSILPDTEDSSKESSKESRENGRAIRRGDSKLDRKSAKLLVNQDECKQQGDSGIMVACPLPILGTAYQISSSVAPSTNTIGVLQPVNTIPIAPAQSKTITLATGGKTLTLTGGTFQPGAQYVLSKLKGKFPTLVMADKKTTIVANQAEDAAKGAQINKDQLDVASTSYQSPKRHVLLKTVNNPTIKKPRISTHVMDTSKGLPIGGLQVSLYKLMDGRWTFLNESNTSPNGRCVDLVDNMKVNFTAGRYKIHFDVDKYFTLRRIETMYPFIEIVFDVKNPAGHYHIPVLLSPFGYTTYRGSER
- the LOC126870264 gene encoding uncharacterized protein LOC126870264 isoform X5; translation: MEKRQPTMITTSEASLHANLLTTTGQRLTPTGKISHAKTRVYTQRYRKEWEQMPDFKGWLTSVPFQSTRAYCLYCKKNLHAHRLSLLKHTCTMKHQRSALSHEAEEKKKAAARKANAVEEVEIEEVEEIEAIEHTQTEIEENEDEVEYVVERLETDDELDEAQIKDPIEDVGAEAEDEEDEEDDDVEDMHMPSDEEDVKHSIKKIKIGRVENCEDSLTEAMDHMQSEYLEESDNQETVQMEIVVESEDQSNSDMQVVSILPDTEDSSKESSKESRENGRAIRRGDSKLDRKSAKLLVNQDECKQQGDSGIMVACPLPILGTAYQISSSVAPSTNTIGVLQPVNTIPIAPAQSKTITLATGGKTLTLTANQAEDAAKGAQINKDQLDVASTSYQSPKRHVLLKTVNNPTIKKPRISTHVMDTSKGLPIGGLQVSLYKLMDGRWTFLNERSIFLCSSNTSPNGRCVDLVDNMKVNFTAGRYKIHFDVDKYFTLRRIETMYPFIEIVFDVKNPAGHYHIPVLLSPFGYTTYRGSER
- the LOC126870264 gene encoding uncharacterized protein LOC126870264 isoform X6 encodes the protein MKHQRSALSHEAEEKKKAAARKANAVEEVEIEEVEEIEAIEHTQTEIEENEDEVEYVVERLETDDELDEAQIKDPIEDVGAEAEDEEDEEDDDVEDMHMPSDEEDVKHSIKKIKIGRVENCEDSLTEAMDHMQSEYLEESDNQETVQMEIVVESEDQSNSDMQVVSILPDTEDSSKESSKESRENGRAIRRGDSKLDRKSAKLLVNQDECKQQGDSGIMVACPLPILGTAYQISSSVAPSTNTIGVLQPVNTIPIAPAQSKTITLATGGKTLTLTGGTFQPGAQYVLSKLKGKFPTLVMADKKTTIVANQAEDAAKGAQINKDQLDVASTSYQSPKRHVLLKTVNNPTIKKPRISTHVMDTSKGLPIGGLQVSLYKLMDGRWTFLNERSIFLCSSNTSPNGRCVDLVDNMKVNFTAGRYKIHFDVDKYFTLRRIETMYPFIEIVFDVKNPAGHYHIPVLLSPFGYTTYRGSER